The DNA sequence AACTTTTTCTGTCCCTTCTGGTTTCTATGAACTTGATGAATTATTAGGTGGATTTCAGAAATCAGATTTAATTATTGTAGCTGCAAGACCATCTATGGGCAAAACAGCTTTTGCAATGTCTGCTGCAAGAAATGCTGCTATTGATCATGGAATCCCGATTGGAATTTTTTCACTCGAAATGTCTACAATTCAACTTGCAACAAGATTAATTTCTGCCGAAGCAAAGATTAATGCACATAATATTAGAACTGGAAAATTTCGTGCAGAAGAAGGTGTAAAAATCAGCAGGACAGTCCACAAATTAAGTAAAGCTCCTATTTACATTGATGATACTCCAGCAATCTCAATACTTGAATTGCGTGCAAAAGCAAGAAGATTAAAGAACGAAAGGAATGTAGGAATGATAATTGTTGATTATTTACAACTTGTAAATCCATCTTCTACATTGGAAAGTCGCGAAAGGGAAATTTCTACTATCTCTCGTTCTCTTAAAAGTTTAGCTAAAGAACTTAATATACCAGTAATAGCTTTATCTCAGTTAAATAGAGCTGTTGAACAAAGATCAGATAAAAAGCCAATGCTTTCAGATTTGCGTGAATCAGGTTCAATTGAACAGGATGCAGATGTTGTTATTTTCTTATATAGACCAGAAGTTTATGGTATTACAACTTATACAAGTGGTGATATGGCTGGAAATTCTACAGAAGGAATTGCAGAAGTTATTGTAGGAAAACAGAGAAATGGACCAATAGGCGAAGTTAAATTAAGATTTATAAAAGAATATGCAAGATTTGAGAATCTCGATAGATTCAGACAACAAATTCCTGCAGGTGAAGAAAATGTAAAAGCACTTGAAGAGCCACCATTCTAAGTTTATTGTTATGACAAATAATTTTAATAAACGATTTATTTTCTTTTTATTGATAATTGTTCTATCGATATCACTAATTTCATCTCAAGTTTATTCTCAGATAATTTATACACAGAAAGATGTTGAAATTTGTAACTCAAAGTTCAAAGTAGCAATTGAAAAAAATCTTTCCTTAAAGCCGATTAATGAAATTGTTCTTGAAATAGCAAAAACATTTATCGGAACTGAATACGAAGCACATACACTTGATAAAGAAAATGAAGAAAAACTAATTGTTCATTTGACTGGTCTTGATTGTTATACATTTCTTGAAAGTTCAATTGTATTTGCACGTTGTATTAAAAAAGGTTTAATAGAGTTTCAAGATTATATAAAAGAATTAGAAAATATTCGTTATCGAGATGGTAAGTTGAATGATTATTCTTCACGCCTTCACTATTTTTCTGATTGGATTTATGATATGGATAAAAGAAAAATTGGAAAAGATATTACAAAAGAAATTGGTGGTAAACCGTATAAAAAAAGAATTAATTTTATGAGTACTCATTTAGATTCTTATCCACAACTTCAGAAGAACAAAGAATTGATTAAACAGATTAGAAAAATTGAAGAAAATATTTCTGAACGTAATTATTATTACATACCAGAAGATGATATTGAAAAAATAGAAAATAAAATTAATGATGGCGATATTATTGGCATTACAACAAATATAGAAGGTCTTGATATTGCACACACAGGAATAGCTATTAAACAAAACGATGGTCGAGTTTACTTATTACATGCTCCTAATGTAGGATATAAAGTTCAGATTACCGAGAAACCACTTGCTGATTATATAAAATCAAATAAAAAACAATCAGGTATAATGATTTTAAGATTAATGGAAATTCAGTAACTAATTTCTATAAATTATCAAAAATTATTTATTCACCAGACTGAGTAAAATCTTAATATTTTCTAAGTCTTCTTTTTGATCATCTCCTTTTGGTGTTTCTAATATTTTAGGAACTCTTTCAAGTTTTTTATCATTCATAATATTTGAAAAGCCTTCAAGACCAATAAATCCTTTCCCGATATGTTCATGACGATCGATTTTAGAACCACATTCTTTTTTACTATCGTTCATATGAATACATTGTAAGCGTTCTAAACCAATAATATCATCAAATTCTTTGATGACTTTTTTATATTCTTTGGGATCTTTGATGTTATAACCTGCTGCAAAAATGTGGCATGTATCAATACAAACAGACATTCTATCTTTATCTTCAACCATATCAATTATTTTTCTCAATTGTTCAAAAGTATAGCCAAGTGCAGTTCCCTGTCCTGCAGTTGTTTCGAGCATACTTTTTACTTTGAAATTTTTTGTTTTCTCGTGAATATAATTCAAAGATTCAGCTATTAATTTTAGACCATCTTCTTCACCCATTCCACCGTGAGCTCCAGGATGAAAATTTAAATGTGGTATACCAAGTTGTTCACATCTTTCTAATTCTTTTATAAATGCTGCACGAGACTTGCTTAAACCTTGTGGATCTTTTGAACAAAGGTTGATTAAGTATGAATCATGAGAAACAACAAATTTGATATGTGAGTTTTTTAGTTTGTCTTTGAAATTATTGATTTCTTCTTCCGATAAATCTTTTGCAAAGTATTGATTATTATTTTTTGTAAAGATCTGTATTGCAGTAAATCCCAGATTTTCTGCAATCTCTATTGCAGATGAAGGTCCATTTCTTAAAAATGTATGAGCTCCAATTAAATGTTTCATAAATGATTCCTATAAAACTTTATGATAAATATTAAAAAATTATTTAAGCATTTTTTAATATTATAAATAATGCTTACATTAAAAAGTAAAACTTATTTTTTATAAAATAAATTATAAAAGTATTATGAAAATATTTATCACTGGTGGTAGTGGTCTTTTAGGTCAATATTTAAATGAAACCTTAAGTAAAAATAATGAAATACTTACTCACTATCATGAACATGAAGGAAATTGTAAGAAGTTCAATTCAATTAGATTTTCGCTGGATGATTATACTCAGCTTGAGAGTATCTTGAAAAATTTTAAGTCAGATGTTGTTATTCATACTGCTGCAATTTCTAATGCTGAAAAAGCAAATAAATATCCATCTGCATATGTATATGAAATTAATGTGAATGCTACAAAGAAAATTGCAGAAGTATGCGATAAAATAAATGCTAAATTAATTTATATATCTACTGACTTGGTATATGCAGGTTATCGTGGTTCAATGCTTGATGAGTCTGCTAAACTGATACCAGTTTCATTGTATGCAGAAACAAAGCTAATGGGTGAAATTAAAATAAAGGAAACATTTGATAATTACATTATTTTGAGATTAGCTTTATTAATTGGATTTGGCTTAAATCATTCGACCTGTTTTTTTCAAAAGATGTATGAAGAACTGCGATTAAATAAATCAATAAAATTATTCTCAAATCAATATCGATCACCACTTGAACTAAGTGATGCAGCAAGAATGATAAATGAACTACTCGAAAAGCAAA is a window from the Rosettibacter firmus genome containing:
- the dnaB gene encoding replicative DNA helicase codes for the protein MAKKVNNQLEKFNSAIKEPPKAVDVERAVLGAMLLEGSAVPKAIEILKPDAFYDKKNKLIFEAICSLYEADEPIDTVSVYEELKKSGNAEEAGGAQYISKLAQDISSAANIEFHSRIVLEKWLLRQLITSSVEIANLAFEGRDDVFSILDEAEAKIFKISEEGIKETFKSMDKAVKEALELIEAIHSKKISTFSVPSGFYELDELLGGFQKSDLIIVAARPSMGKTAFAMSAARNAAIDHGIPIGIFSLEMSTIQLATRLISAEAKINAHNIRTGKFRAEEGVKISRTVHKLSKAPIYIDDTPAISILELRAKARRLKNERNVGMIIVDYLQLVNPSSTLESREREISTISRSLKSLAKELNIPVIALSQLNRAVEQRSDKKPMLSDLRESGSIEQDADVVIFLYRPEVYGITTYTSGDMAGNSTEGIAEVIVGKQRNGPIGEVKLRFIKEYARFENLDRFRQQIPAGEENVKALEEPPF
- a CDS encoding N-acetylmuramoyl-L-alanine amidase-like domain-containing protein, whose product is MTNNFNKRFIFFLLIIVLSISLISSQVYSQIIYTQKDVEICNSKFKVAIEKNLSLKPINEIVLEIAKTFIGTEYEAHTLDKENEEKLIVHLTGLDCYTFLESSIVFARCIKKGLIEFQDYIKELENIRYRDGKLNDYSSRLHYFSDWIYDMDKRKIGKDITKEIGGKPYKKRINFMSTHLDSYPQLQKNKELIKQIRKIEENISERNYYYIPEDDIEKIENKINDGDIIGITTNIEGLDIAHTGIAIKQNDGRVYLLHAPNVGYKVQITEKPLADYIKSNKKQSGIMILRLMEIQ
- a CDS encoding deoxyribonuclease IV encodes the protein MKHLIGAHTFLRNGPSSAIEIAENLGFTAIQIFTKNNNQYFAKDLSEEEINNFKDKLKNSHIKFVVSHDSYLINLCSKDPQGLSKSRAAFIKELERCEQLGIPHLNFHPGAHGGMGEEDGLKLIAESLNYIHEKTKNFKVKSMLETTAGQGTALGYTFEQLRKIIDMVEDKDRMSVCIDTCHIFAAGYNIKDPKEYKKVIKEFDDIIGLERLQCIHMNDSKKECGSKIDRHEHIGKGFIGLEGFSNIMNDKKLERVPKILETPKGDDQKEDLENIKILLSLVNK
- a CDS encoding SDR family oxidoreductase, coding for MKIFITGGSGLLGQYLNETLSKNNEILTHYHEHEGNCKKFNSIRFSLDDYTQLESILKNFKSDVVIHTAAISNAEKANKYPSAYVYEINVNATKKIAEVCDKINAKLIYISTDLVYAGYRGSMLDESAKLIPVSLYAETKLMGEIKIKETFDNYIILRLALLIGFGLNHSTCFFQKMYEELRLNKSIKLFSNQYRSPLELSDAARMINELLEKQIAGEILNFGGNERLSRYELGEIICEECGFDKSLLIKTTMEEENYPYIVHDVSLNIDKLKSYGIIPKNIRESIKRLLKSNKLT